One part of the Ornithodoros turicata isolate Travis chromosome 2, ASM3712646v1, whole genome shotgun sequence genome encodes these proteins:
- the LOC135384930 gene encoding uncharacterized protein LOC135384930, protein METPTHQAWHEWVHGLPALSTMQAQRSPFNPAGTVPDLHIFADASPRAYGAVAYVRTYKAPGGVSSHLLIAKGRIAPLKTVTLPRLELLVCLLAARLFKSICDVIPALQSRVTLWTDSQIALHWIKNGKMTQSQNPQFVEGRSREVRQLTDPARWCHCDAKSNPADLLTRGITATELLHSKLL, encoded by the coding sequence ATGGAGACCCCGACACACCAAGCTTGGCACGAATGGGTACACGGCCTTCCCGCGCTCTCCACAATGCAAGCACAGAGATCTCCCTTCAATCCAGCCGGCACCGTCCCAGACCTTCACATCTTTGCAGACGCAAGCCCGCGGGCCTACGGAGCGGTTGCGTACGTACGCACCTACAAGGCTCCCGGGGGTGTCAGCTCCCACCTTCTCATCGCCAAAGGACGCATTGCACCATTGAAGACGGTCACTCTTCCCCGTTTAGAGCTCCTTGTCTGCCTTCTCGCCGCTAGACTGTTCAAGAGCATCTGTGACGTCATACCTGCCCTGCAGTCACGGGTCACGTTGTGGACGGACTCTCAAATTGCACTGCACTGGATAAAGAATGGGAAGATGACTCAGTCGCAGAATCCTCAGTTTGTCGAGGGGCGCTCACGAGAGGTTCGCCAGCTTACGGACCCGGCTCGATGGTGTCACTGCGACGCGAAAAGCAACCCGGCTGACTTGCTCACGAGGGGAATCACCGCGACTGAGCTGCTCCACAGCAAGCTGTTGTGA